Part of the Methylophaga nitratireducenticrescens genome is shown below.
TCGGACGAGCAAAACGGGCCAGAGATACCCGTTTTGCCGATCCTGATCTGAAAGATAACAGCGAAGTGTAAAGTGGGAGTGAACAGTAGCGTGAGCGGGCAGCAGGATCGTAAATTTATAGTACAGGCTGGTGGTCAATTAACAGGCAGCTTCCGTGTACCCGGAGATAAATCCATCTCACATCGTTCTATTATGCTGGGATCGCTGGCAGAAGGTGTGACTGAAATCAGCGGTTTTCTGGAAGGTGAAGATGCATTGGCGACATTGGCAGCTTTTCGTGCCATGGGCGTCAAAATTGATGGTCCGACGGATGGTAAAGTCACCGTGCATGGTGTTGGTATGCATGGACTGAAAGCCCCGGAAAATGATGTGTATGTGGGTAACTCGGGTACCTCGATTCGTTTATTAAGTGGTTTACTGACGGGGCAAACTTTTGATGTAACGATGAGTGGTGATAAATCATTATCCGTTCGCCCCATGCGTCGGGTAACCGATCCGTTAGCCCTGATGGGGGCAAATATCGACAGTGCTGATGGCAAACCGCCTCTGACTATTCATGGTGGCCATACATTAAAGGCTATTGAATATGACTTGCCAATGGCCAGTGCTCAGGTGAAATCCTGTCTATTACTGGCAGGGATGTATGCCGAGGGAACCACTAGCGTGACGGAACCTGCCCCAACTCGCGATCATACTGAACGCATGCTGCAAGGCATGGGATATCCAATCGACGTTCAGGGTAACCGCATCAGTATTCAGGGCGGCGGAAAATTAACCGCAACCAATATTGATGTGCCCGGCGATATTTCCTCGGCCACGTTCTTTATGGTGGGGGCTGCGATTGCACCGGGTTCAGATATTACTCTGCAACATGTAGGTATTAACCCAACGCGGATTGGTGTTATCAATATTTTGAAGCAAATGGGCGCGGATATAAGCTTGAGCAACGAAGCAGTGACCGGCGGAGAACCGGTGGCAGATATCCGGGTTCGCTATGCACCGTTAACCGGAATTGACATTCCACAGGATCAGGTGCCATTGGCGATTGATGAATTTCCGGCAATATTTATTGCCGCTGCTTGCGCAGAAGGCCGCACAGTATTGACGGGTGCTGAAGAATTACGGGTTAAAGAAAGTGATCGAATTCAGGTCATGGCTGATGGATTACAGGCACTCGGTATTGACGCTAAACCAACGTCTGATGGCATGATTATCGAAGGTGGAATTATTGGCAGTGGTGAAGTGGATGGACATGGTGATCACCGTATTGCGATGTCATTTGCCATGGCGGCATTACAGGCAGGCGGTGCCATACAGATTAATGACTGTGCCAATGTTGCCACTTCATTCCCGAACTTTGTCGAATTAGCGACTCACTGTGGTTTGCAGATTGATGCCTTCGATGTCTGATATACCTGTATTAACAATTGATGGTCCAAGCGGCTCCGGAAAGGGCACTTTGGCCCAGCAGATGGCAGAAAAGCTGGGTTGGCACTATCTGGATAGTGGTGCCATTTACCGTGTCCTGGCTCAGGCAGCGTTAAAGCATCAAATTGATTTAACCGATGAAACCGCGCTGGCAGTCATAGCGGGTCAGCTGGATGTGCAATTTGTGTTAAAGGATGGACAGCTGCAGGTTGTTCTGGAAGGTGAAGATGTTTCGTTACTGATTCGTTCTGAACAGGCGGGTAATGCTGCGTCGAAAGTTGCCGCATTTCCGGCTGTTCGCTCAGCTTTATTACAAAGACAGCGTGATTTTTGCCAATCGCCAGGGTTAGTCACAGATGGCCGCGATATGGGCACCGTGGTGTTTCCAGATGCGCCATACAAAGTCTTTCTCACAGCCAGTGCCGAGGTTCGGGCGGAGAGACGATATAAGCAGTTGAAAGAGAAAGGAATTGATAGTAACCTTTCCGATCTCGTAGCCGAAATATCAGAACGTGATGAACGGGATACGCAACGTGAAGTAGCGCCACTACGGCCTGCCGATGATGCTGTTATTCTGGATTCAACACAACTCGGTATCAAAGC
Proteins encoded:
- the cmk gene encoding (d)CMP kinase; protein product: MSDIPVLTIDGPSGSGKGTLAQQMAEKLGWHYLDSGAIYRVLAQAALKHQIDLTDETALAVIAGQLDVQFVLKDGQLQVVLEGEDVSLLIRSEQAGNAASKVAAFPAVRSALLQRQRDFCQSPGLVTDGRDMGTVVFPDAPYKVFLTASAEVRAERRYKQLKEKGIDSNLSDLVAEISERDERDTQREVAPLRPADDAVILDSTQLGIKAVLEKVSALIG
- the aroA gene encoding 3-phosphoshikimate 1-carboxyvinyltransferase; the protein is MSGQQDRKFIVQAGGQLTGSFRVPGDKSISHRSIMLGSLAEGVTEISGFLEGEDALATLAAFRAMGVKIDGPTDGKVTVHGVGMHGLKAPENDVYVGNSGTSIRLLSGLLTGQTFDVTMSGDKSLSVRPMRRVTDPLALMGANIDSADGKPPLTIHGGHTLKAIEYDLPMASAQVKSCLLLAGMYAEGTTSVTEPAPTRDHTERMLQGMGYPIDVQGNRISIQGGGKLTATNIDVPGDISSATFFMVGAAIAPGSDITLQHVGINPTRIGVINILKQMGADISLSNEAVTGGEPVADIRVRYAPLTGIDIPQDQVPLAIDEFPAIFIAAACAEGRTVLTGAEELRVKESDRIQVMADGLQALGIDAKPTSDGMIIEGGIIGSGEVDGHGDHRIAMSFAMAALQAGGAIQINDCANVATSFPNFVELATHCGLQIDAFDV